In Nocardia sp. NBC_00403, one DNA window encodes the following:
- a CDS encoding ABC transporter substrate-binding protein produces MRKQSLARLIGSVAAGTLAAGMVAGCSGQNQVPSIGYAVDAVIASYNGGSTLGASSGSAAVFGRVLTGFFYTGPDGQQVADTDAGTAKEVPGEAQTVQYRLNPDGVYSDGVPTSCDDLVLAWAARSGRFTKPGDRGPAPLFDAANSAGYADIERVDCQPGSKDATVVFRPDRHFLPWRTLFTAGELMPAHVAARVANVPNVVSALQTGDPGAIQRLADFWNNGWAMSSGSLDLSRFPSSGPYRIESYSAKDGLVLIANERWWGNKPETGRIVVWPKTVDVRAKVADNAVGVVDVGAGSVKDLNLDGFSVRTVPGRSVEQLVLGTGGVFGSVDARRAFALCVPRQALFDKLGKAKDAPKSGLGTAPLNSRIVQQDSLYYPAVTGAAEKYRGTDVPAATAALASSGAGKPTVRIGYLQPDERRAQTVAMIAEACKPAGLTVLDAGAADFTPAQLTEGKVDAVLASTASASGPAGSLAGIAATSALRTGSGLNFGRFGNGRYDAITDQLAADDNSTTTLNLLTEAENLLWSEMPSVPLFANPRIIAFGNGLQNGIAGPTQGGTGWNMDRWVLKR; encoded by the coding sequence ATGCGCAAGCAGTCACTGGCGCGTCTGATCGGATCGGTGGCTGCGGGCACCCTGGCGGCCGGGATGGTCGCCGGGTGCTCCGGTCAGAACCAGGTGCCGTCCATCGGCTACGCCGTCGATGCCGTGATCGCCAGCTACAACGGTGGCAGCACGCTCGGTGCGAGCAGCGGCTCGGCGGCCGTGTTCGGGCGGGTGCTGACGGGGTTCTTCTACACCGGACCGGACGGTCAGCAGGTCGCCGACACCGACGCGGGCACCGCGAAAGAGGTTCCCGGCGAGGCCCAGACCGTGCAGTACCGGCTCAACCCGGATGGTGTGTACTCCGATGGCGTGCCCACCTCGTGTGACGACCTGGTGCTGGCCTGGGCCGCGCGCAGCGGTCGGTTCACCAAACCCGGTGACCGCGGCCCCGCGCCACTGTTCGACGCAGCCAACAGCGCCGGGTACGCCGACATCGAGCGGGTGGACTGTCAGCCCGGCTCCAAGGACGCCACCGTGGTGTTCCGGCCCGACCGGCATTTCCTGCCGTGGCGCACCCTGTTCACCGCAGGCGAGCTGATGCCCGCACACGTCGCGGCGCGGGTGGCCAATGTGCCGAATGTGGTGTCGGCCTTGCAAACCGGTGATCCCGGCGCGATCCAACGGCTGGCCGACTTCTGGAACAACGGCTGGGCCATGAGTTCGGGCAGTCTCGATCTGTCCCGCTTCCCGTCGTCGGGGCCCTACCGGATCGAATCCTATTCCGCCAAAGACGGTTTGGTGCTCATCGCGAACGAGCGCTGGTGGGGCAACAAGCCCGAGACCGGGCGGATCGTGGTGTGGCCCAAGACCGTCGATGTGCGGGCCAAGGTTGCCGACAATGCTGTCGGCGTTGTCGATGTCGGCGCTGGATCGGTGAAAGATCTTAACCTGGACGGTTTTTCGGTACGCACCGTGCCGGGCCGCAGTGTCGAGCAGTTGGTGCTCGGGACCGGGGGAGTGTTCGGTTCGGTGGATGCGCGCCGTGCGTTCGCCCTGTGTGTGCCGAGGCAGGCACTGTTCGACAAACTCGGCAAGGCGAAGGACGCGCCGAAGAGCGGTCTCGGCACCGCACCGCTGAATTCCCGCATCGTGCAGCAGGACTCGCTGTACTACCCAGCGGTCACCGGTGCGGCCGAGAAGTATCGCGGCACCGACGTCCCCGCCGCCACCGCGGCGCTGGCCTCCTCCGGCGCAGGCAAGCCCACCGTTCGCATCGGTTACCTGCAGCCCGATGAGCGTCGTGCACAGACCGTCGCGATGATCGCCGAGGCGTGCAAACCCGCCGGCCTCACCGTCCTCGACGCGGGCGCGGCCGATTTCACCCCCGCTCAGCTCACCGAGGGCAAGGTCGACGCCGTCCTCGCGAGCACCGCGTCGGCGTCGGGTCCGGCCGGATCACTGGCCGGGATCGCCGCGACCAGCGCGTTGCGCACAGGTAGCGGGCTCAATTTCGGTCGCTTCGGTAACGGGCGATACGATGCGATCACCGATCAGCTTGCGGCCGACGATAACTCGACCACAACGCTGAATCTGCTGACCGAGGCCGAAAACCTGCTGTGGTCGGAGATGCCGAGCGTCCCCTTGTTCGCCAATCCCCGCATCATCGCCTTCGGCAACGGTCTGCAGAACGGCATCGCCGGCCCCACGCAGGGCGGGACCGGCTGGAACATGGACCGCTGGGTGTTGAAGCGGTGA
- the secF gene encoding protein translocase subunit SecF, with protein MTNSQITPSLHEDDPETDDVRYAAQPKHSFLNRLYTGTGAIDVIGKRRMWYLITAAIVLISLGSIVFRGFTLGIDFEGGSRIQFPAGNATTSQVEDVYRGAIGTDPVSVQTVGTGASSTMLIRSEALDKNQVEALNNALFSKFQPKDRDGNPSRAAISTSDVSETWGSQITRKALIALAVFLVLVAIYITIRFERDMAIAALAALGFDVSVTAGVYSIVGLEVTPATVIGILTILGFSLYDSVVVFDKVEENTRGILHLNRRTYGEQANLAVNQTLMRSINTALIGILPIVGLMVIAVWMLGVGTLKDLALVQLVGLLVGTYSSIFFATPLLVSIKERWGPVAAHTKKVQNRRSGVAAARAGAEAERRAVAATGRDYSEAPRRAREPGDAPRPGARPSGKRYKKRH; from the coding sequence ATGACCAACAGCCAGATCACGCCCTCGCTGCATGAGGACGATCCCGAAACCGATGACGTGCGGTACGCCGCACAGCCCAAGCACAGCTTCCTCAACCGGCTCTACACCGGCACCGGCGCCATCGACGTCATCGGCAAGCGCCGGATGTGGTACCTCATCACTGCGGCCATCGTGCTGATCTCGTTGGGCAGCATCGTTTTTCGCGGTTTCACCCTCGGCATCGATTTCGAGGGCGGCTCGCGGATCCAGTTCCCGGCGGGTAACGCGACCACCAGCCAGGTGGAGGACGTCTACCGCGGCGCCATCGGTACCGACCCGGTGTCGGTACAGACGGTGGGCACGGGCGCGTCGTCCACCATGTTGATCCGCTCCGAGGCGCTCGACAAGAATCAAGTGGAAGCGCTGAACAACGCGCTGTTCAGTAAGTTCCAGCCCAAGGACCGGGACGGGAATCCGAGCCGCGCCGCGATCAGCACCTCCGACGTCAGCGAAACCTGGGGCAGCCAGATCACCCGCAAGGCCCTCATCGCACTCGCGGTGTTCCTCGTGCTGGTCGCCATCTACATCACCATCCGGTTCGAGCGGGACATGGCGATCGCCGCCCTTGCCGCATTGGGCTTCGATGTCTCGGTGACGGCGGGCGTCTACTCGATCGTCGGCCTGGAGGTTACGCCGGCCACCGTGATCGGCATTCTCACCATTCTCGGCTTCTCGCTGTACGACTCGGTCGTCGTCTTCGACAAGGTCGAGGAGAACACCAGGGGCATCCTGCATTTGAACCGTCGGACCTACGGCGAGCAGGCCAACCTCGCGGTGAACCAGACGCTGATGCGTTCGATCAACACCGCGCTGATCGGTATTCTGCCGATCGTCGGCCTGATGGTGATCGCGGTGTGGATGCTCGGCGTCGGCACGCTCAAGGACCTGGCGCTCGTGCAGCTGGTCGGTCTGCTGGTCGGCACCTACTCCTCGATCTTCTTCGCCACCCCGCTGCTGGTGTCGATCAAGGAACGCTGGGGTCCGGTCGCGGCGCACACCAAGAAGGTGCAGAACCGGCGGTCCGGCGTGGCCGCGGCCCGTGCGGGCGCCGAGGCCGAGCGGCGCGCGGTGGCCGCGACCGGCCGGGACTACTCCGAAGCGCCGCGACGGGCGCGGGAACCGGGCGATGCTCCGCGGCCCGGCGCACGGCCGAGCGGAAAACGGTACAAGAAGAGGCACTGA
- the secD gene encoding protein translocase subunit SecD — translation MPPSQGSAHPLRLLGVYAALLAVIYALVFFTGDKDPTPKLGIDLQGGTRVTLTARTPDGSKPSQDSLRKAQEIIENRVNGLGVGGSEVVIDGDNIVITVPGDDGQQARALATTAKLYIRPVLSAESVASRGVPQQPVPLPDATPLSPAPETPVEVSPEPAPQQRVFPAQAPTEPPAPPGSPQEQAQKEIATAKAVRQSTDPTVQKAAMAALDCSKPDPLAGNDDPNLPLVACSTDGTEVLLLDKSRIDGQEIKNASSGLNQQQARHEVNLEFKSGGSDAWATLTGEYLYKRVAFVLDSKVVSAPVVQAGPQQGGRTTISGNFNATSAKELANTLKYGSLPLSFQISEAETVSATLGLSSLKAGLLAGAVGLVVVLLYCLAYYRMLGFLTGLSLVASGLAVYGIMVLLGRWIGFTLDLAGIAGLIIGIGMTADSFVVFFERIKDEMREGRSFRSAVPRGWQRARRTVLSGNAVSFIAAAVLYALAVGQVRGFAFTLGLTTVLDVVVVFLVTAPLVLLASRTAFWSSPSVNGLGAIQQVARERKAADAALGESVRTR, via the coding sequence GTGCCACCTTCCCAAGGATCGGCGCATCCGCTCCGGCTGCTCGGCGTCTACGCCGCGCTGCTGGCCGTGATCTATGCGTTGGTGTTCTTCACCGGTGACAAAGACCCGACCCCCAAGCTCGGCATCGACCTACAGGGTGGCACCCGGGTCACGCTGACCGCGCGCACCCCCGACGGCAGTAAGCCGAGCCAGGACAGCCTGCGGAAGGCGCAGGAGATCATCGAGAACCGGGTCAACGGACTCGGCGTCGGTGGCTCCGAGGTCGTGATCGACGGTGACAACATCGTCATCACGGTGCCGGGTGACGACGGTCAGCAGGCGCGCGCGCTGGCGACCACCGCCAAGCTCTACATCCGGCCGGTGCTGTCAGCCGAATCGGTGGCGAGTCGGGGTGTGCCGCAACAGCCTGTGCCGTTGCCCGACGCGACGCCGTTGAGCCCCGCACCGGAAACACCGGTAGAGGTGTCGCCGGAGCCCGCGCCGCAGCAGCGGGTGTTCCCCGCGCAGGCGCCGACCGAGCCGCCTGCGCCGCCCGGTTCCCCGCAGGAACAGGCACAGAAAGAAATCGCCACGGCCAAGGCTGTGCGGCAGAGCACCGACCCGACCGTCCAGAAGGCCGCGATGGCCGCGCTGGATTGCAGCAAGCCCGACCCGCTGGCAGGCAATGACGATCCGAACCTGCCGCTGGTCGCCTGCTCCACCGACGGCACCGAGGTGTTGCTGCTCGACAAGAGCCGCATCGACGGCCAGGAGATCAAGAACGCGAGCTCGGGGCTCAACCAGCAGCAGGCGCGGCACGAGGTCAACCTCGAGTTCAAGTCCGGCGGCAGTGACGCTTGGGCCACGCTTACCGGCGAATACCTCTACAAGCGAGTCGCATTCGTCCTCGACTCGAAGGTCGTCAGCGCGCCCGTCGTGCAGGCGGGACCGCAGCAGGGCGGCCGCACCACCATCAGCGGCAATTTCAACGCCACCAGTGCGAAGGAACTCGCGAACACGCTGAAGTACGGTTCGCTGCCGCTGTCGTTCCAGATCTCGGAAGCCGAAACCGTCTCGGCGACGCTGGGCCTTTCCTCGTTGAAGGCGGGTCTGCTCGCGGGCGCGGTCGGTCTTGTCGTGGTCCTGCTCTACTGCCTGGCCTACTATCGGATGCTCGGTTTCCTGACCGGCTTGTCGCTGGTCGCCTCCGGTCTCGCCGTATACGGCATCATGGTCCTGCTCGGGCGGTGGATCGGCTTCACCCTCGACCTTGCCGGCATCGCCGGCCTGATCATCGGTATCGGCATGACCGCCGACTCGTTCGTGGTGTTCTTCGAACGCATCAAGGACGAGATGCGTGAGGGCCGCAGTTTCCGCTCGGCCGTGCCACGCGGCTGGCAGCGCGCCCGCCGGACGGTCCTGTCCGGCAACGCGGTGAGCTTCATCGCGGCGGCGGTGCTCTACGCGCTGGCCGTCGGCCAGGTGCGCGGCTTCGCGTTCACCCTCGGTCTCACCACCGTGCTCGACGTGGTGGTGGTGTTCCTGGTGACGGCGCCGCTGGTGTTGCTGGCCTCCAGGACGGCCTTCTGGTCGAGCCCGTCGGTGAATGGTCTCGGTGCGATCCAGCAGGTCGCTCGTGAGCGCAAGGCGGCCGATGCCGCACTCGGGGAAAGCGTGAGGACGCGATGA
- the yajC gene encoding preprotein translocase subunit YajC: MELLFPLVLVGLFVSMYLMSRRQKREAQKVTDMQGSLKVGDQVTTTSGLYGTVVDLDDSTVDLEIAEEVVTTWLRLAIREVRTEDETTDEATDETVTDEAVDGAVEESAEQTETRLTKD, translated from the coding sequence ATGGAACTTCTGTTTCCGCTAGTGCTGGTAGGCCTGTTCGTGTCGATGTACCTGATGTCTCGCCGCCAGAAGCGCGAGGCACAGAAGGTCACCGATATGCAGGGCAGCCTGAAAGTCGGCGATCAGGTCACCACCACGTCGGGGCTGTACGGCACAGTGGTCGATCTCGACGACTCCACCGTCGACCTCGAGATTGCCGAAGAGGTTGTCACCACGTGGCTGCGCCTGGCCATCCGTGAGGTGCGCACCGAGGACGAGACCACGGATGAGGCCACGGACGAGACCGTGACCGACGAGGCCGTCGACGGTGCCGTCGAAGAATCCGCGGAACAGACCGAGACCCGGCTGACCAAGGACTGA
- a CDS encoding flavin-containing monooxygenase, whose amino-acid sequence MAPQFDAVVVGAGFGGMGASIELDRLGLSNFVILEREDDLGGTWHVNHYPGLAVDIASVTYSYSFEPNPYWTRLFAPGQELKKYAEFVADKYGLRRRMRFGTVVDGARWDEEHQYWVVSVAGGETITGRYLLTATGFLSQPYTPPFPGIDSFAGKIIHTTAWEDDFDLAGRKAAIIGTGATAVQLVPEAAEKVAELTVFQRTPIWVVPKVDTAIPGPVQKLFARVPATQKAARLVNTGMLEALMVVGVLHFKQAKPLNKAAGLLAKAHLRAQVRDKETRKKLTPHYDFGCKRPTFSNLYFKTFNRPNVRLETNSIDHVEADGIVTADGRKTEIDTLILATGFNLWDVNFPAIEIIGRDGVDLGKFWRDNRFQAYEGITVPKFPNFISLNSPYSYSGLSYFTTIEAQMKHMGRLLKETFRRGETTFEVTEQANAHFLNRVTDKLGSSVFYGGDCSTARSYYFNQHGEAALLRPTSTINAHREAVSFPLDDYTYGKSA is encoded by the coding sequence GTGGCGCCTCAGTTCGATGCGGTCGTTGTCGGTGCAGGTTTCGGCGGAATGGGTGCGAGCATCGAGCTCGACCGGCTCGGTCTGAGCAATTTCGTCATCCTGGAACGCGAAGACGACCTCGGCGGCACCTGGCACGTCAATCACTATCCGGGTCTCGCGGTCGACATCGCCTCGGTGACCTACTCGTACTCGTTCGAGCCCAATCCCTACTGGACGCGCCTGTTCGCGCCCGGCCAGGAGCTCAAGAAGTACGCCGAGTTCGTCGCCGACAAGTACGGCCTGCGCCGCCGGATGCGTTTCGGCACCGTCGTCGACGGCGCACGCTGGGACGAGGAGCACCAGTACTGGGTGGTGTCCGTCGCGGGTGGTGAAACCATCACCGGCCGTTACCTTCTCACTGCCACCGGGTTCCTATCCCAGCCCTACACCCCGCCGTTCCCCGGCATCGACTCCTTCGCGGGCAAGATCATCCACACCACCGCGTGGGAGGACGACTTCGACCTCGCCGGTCGCAAGGCCGCGATCATCGGCACCGGCGCGACCGCCGTGCAGCTGGTGCCGGAGGCGGCCGAGAAGGTCGCGGAGCTCACCGTTTTCCAGCGCACCCCGATCTGGGTGGTGCCGAAGGTCGACACCGCGATCCCCGGCCCGGTGCAGAAGCTGTTCGCCCGAGTACCCGCCACTCAGAAGGCGGCCCGGCTGGTGAACACCGGCATGCTCGAGGCGCTGATGGTAGTCGGTGTGCTGCATTTCAAGCAGGCCAAGCCACTGAACAAGGCCGCGGGCCTGCTCGCTAAGGCGCACCTGCGTGCGCAGGTGCGCGACAAGGAAACGCGCAAGAAGCTGACACCGCACTACGACTTCGGCTGCAAGCGCCCGACTTTCTCCAACCTGTACTTCAAAACGTTCAACCGGCCGAACGTGCGCCTCGAGACCAACTCGATCGACCACGTCGAGGCCGACGGCATCGTGACCGCCGACGGGCGCAAGACCGAGATCGACACCCTGATCCTTGCCACCGGCTTCAATCTGTGGGATGTGAACTTCCCGGCCATCGAGATCATCGGCCGCGATGGCGTCGACCTCGGAAAGTTCTGGCGTGACAACCGTTTCCAGGCCTACGAGGGCATCACCGTGCCCAAGTTCCCGAACTTCATCAGCCTCAACAGCCCGTACTCCTACAGCGGCCTGTCGTACTTCACCACCATCGAGGCTCAGATGAAGCACATGGGCAGGCTGCTGAAGGAGACCTTCCGTCGTGGTGAGACAACCTTCGAGGTGACCGAGCAGGCCAACGCACACTTCCTGAATCGAGTGACAGACAAGCTCGGCTCCTCGGTGTTCTACGGCGGCGATTGCTCGACCGCGCGCAGCTACTACTTCAACCAGCACGGCGAGGCCGCGCTACTGCGCCCGACCAGCACCATCAACGCCCACCGTGAGGCAGTCAGCTTTCCGCTCGACGACTACACCTACGGCAAGTCCGCCTAA
- a CDS encoding TetR/AcrR family transcriptional regulator, translating to MTHHSVCEHSIIVRVTKPSTRAERRKAELRQDIIDTAFVCFAEKGYHGTGIADIAGVLGIGHGTFYRYFSNKRDIIDHVIDDLAGRIVAALGTENAPDAATSLDDYRAQLDRIGVALHHILVEDRRVAQLLLFHATGIDDELTARLYGLLDMADALTAGYLSHGVELGYLRADLDTTNTAKAVTGMLIAGIVHGLRSPDPAAVDGLNEAIRRLLIDGVRKD from the coding sequence ATGACACATCATTCCGTTTGTGAACACAGTATCATCGTGAGGGTGACGAAGCCATCCACGCGTGCTGAGCGACGCAAAGCCGAACTGCGCCAGGACATCATCGACACTGCCTTCGTCTGTTTCGCGGAGAAGGGCTATCACGGCACCGGAATCGCGGACATCGCCGGCGTCCTCGGCATCGGGCACGGCACCTTCTACCGCTACTTCAGCAATAAGCGCGACATCATCGATCACGTCATCGACGACCTCGCCGGGCGCATCGTGGCGGCCCTCGGCACCGAGAACGCCCCGGACGCCGCGACCTCGCTCGACGACTACCGCGCTCAACTCGATCGCATCGGCGTAGCACTCCACCACATCCTCGTCGAGGACCGCAGGGTGGCCCAGCTGCTGCTCTTCCACGCGACCGGCATCGACGACGAACTCACCGCCCGGCTCTACGGCCTGCTCGACATGGCCGACGCATTGACCGCCGGCTACCTCTCGCACGGCGTCGAACTCGGGTACCTGCGGGCCGATCTGGACACCACCAACACCGCAAAGGCCGTCACCGGCATGCTCATCGCAGGCATCGTGCACGGATTGCGCAGCCCCGACCCCGCTGCCGTCGACGGGCTCAACGAGGCGATCCGCAGACTACTCATCGATGGTGTCCGCAAAGACTGA
- a CDS encoding DivIVA domain-containing protein, whose product MSRVTPEDVSRTHFPMPPVGHRGYHADEVDAFLELVAATLDGRGTLTADDIRHVAFDAPRFGGRGYQADEVDEFLDQIRIELEFRQLGTRPVPASGNGSGPLLTPDDIHRVRFTQAPIGRRGYDTDEVDAFLDLVAATLAHGGPSGLTVTDVRAVRFTEARLSTRGYEHGEVDAFLDLVVTALEHAAHHHR is encoded by the coding sequence ATGTCGCGCGTGACCCCCGAGGACGTGAGCCGGACCCATTTCCCCATGCCACCGGTCGGACACCGCGGCTATCACGCCGATGAGGTCGACGCCTTCCTGGAGCTCGTCGCCGCTACGCTCGACGGACGCGGCACCCTCACCGCCGACGACATCCGGCACGTGGCCTTCGACGCACCCCGGTTCGGCGGGCGCGGCTACCAAGCCGACGAGGTCGACGAATTCCTCGATCAGATTCGGATAGAGCTGGAATTCCGGCAGCTCGGCACCCGGCCGGTACCCGCGTCCGGCAACGGCTCCGGGCCACTGCTGACACCCGACGACATCCACCGGGTGCGATTCACCCAGGCGCCCATCGGTCGCCGCGGCTACGACACCGACGAGGTCGACGCGTTCCTCGACCTCGTCGCCGCGACCCTCGCCCACGGCGGACCCAGCGGCCTCACCGTCACCGATGTGCGTGCGGTGCGGTTCACCGAGGCCAGGCTCAGCACCCGCGGGTACGAGCACGGCGAGGTGGACGCATTCCTCGACCTCGTCGTCACCGCACTCGAGCACGCGGCACACCACCACCGCTGA
- the ruvB gene encoding Holliday junction branch migration DNA helicase RuvB, with protein sequence MDYDDVESHMDDESQVTASYLRSDGEIEASLRPKSLDDFIGQPRVREQLALVLRGAKQRGGTPDHVLLSGPPGLGKTSMAMIIAGELGTALRITSGPALERAGDLAAMLSNLVEGDVLFIDEIHRIARPAEEMLYLAMEDFRVDVVVGKGPGATSIPLDIAPFTLVGATTRSGALTGPLRDRFGFTGHMDFYEPGELLRILLRSAHILGVTIEPEAAAEIAGRSRGTPRIANRLLRRVRDYAEVRADGLITLPIAQAALEVYDVDVLGLDRLDRAVLAALVRSFGGGPVGVSTLAVAVGEEAATVEEVCEPFLVRAGMVARTPRGRVATAAAWEHLGLVPPPDLVFGSIEVRGREPQPTSDAVD encoded by the coding sequence ATGGACTACGACGACGTCGAATCCCATATGGATGACGAATCCCAGGTCACCGCAAGCTATCTCAGGTCCGACGGTGAGATCGAGGCCAGCCTGCGCCCGAAGTCGCTCGACGATTTCATCGGCCAGCCGCGCGTGCGTGAACAGCTCGCGCTGGTGCTGCGCGGCGCCAAACAGCGCGGCGGCACCCCCGATCACGTGCTGCTGTCCGGTCCGCCCGGCCTCGGCAAGACCAGCATGGCGATGATCATCGCGGGCGAACTGGGTACCGCACTGCGCATCACTTCCGGCCCCGCGCTGGAACGGGCGGGCGACCTCGCCGCCATGCTCAGCAACCTGGTCGAAGGCGATGTGCTGTTCATCGACGAGATCCACCGCATCGCGCGGCCCGCCGAGGAAATGCTGTACCTGGCCATGGAGGATTTCCGTGTCGACGTGGTGGTCGGCAAGGGCCCCGGCGCGACCTCGATCCCACTCGATATCGCCCCCTTCACCTTGGTCGGCGCCACCACCCGGTCGGGTGCACTCACCGGCCCGCTGCGTGACCGCTTCGGCTTCACCGGCCACATGGACTTCTACGAGCCCGGCGAGCTGCTGCGCATTCTGCTGCGCTCGGCGCACATCCTCGGCGTCACCATCGAACCCGAAGCGGCCGCCGAAATCGCTGGCCGTTCGCGCGGTACGCCCCGCATCGCGAATCGGCTGTTGCGCCGCGTCCGCGACTACGCCGAGGTGCGCGCCGACGGTCTGATCACCCTGCCGATCGCGCAGGCGGCACTCGAGGTCTACGACGTCGACGTGCTCGGCCTCGATCGCCTGGACCGCGCGGTGCTCGCCGCGTTGGTCCGCAGCTTCGGCGGTGGTCCGGTCGGTGTGTCGACGCTGGCCGTCGCGGTAGGGGAGGAAGCGGCCACCGTCGAGGAGGTCTGCGAGCCGTTTCTCGTCCGCGCGGGCATGGTCGCCCGCACGCCGCGAGGCCGTGTCGCCACTGCCGCGGCATGGGAGCACTTGGGTCTGGTCCCGCCACCGGACCTGGTCTTCGGCTCGATCGAAGTCCGCGGCCGCGAACCACAACCTACCTCGGATGCCGTCGACTGA
- the ruvA gene encoding Holliday junction branch migration protein RuvA, which translates to MIASVRGEVLEIALDHVVIEAAGVGYRLNVTPATLSTLARGEESRLYTAMIVREDSMTLFGFADTESRDLFGLLQTVSGVGPRLAMAVLAVLEPEALRKALAESNVAALTRVPGIGKRGAERMVVELRDKVNLVPVQAGPPGATPTPVLTPVREQVVEALTGLGFPLKQAEQAVDAVLAEQPAADTALALRAALASLGKNR; encoded by the coding sequence GTGATCGCGTCGGTACGCGGTGAGGTGCTGGAGATTGCCCTCGACCATGTGGTGATCGAGGCGGCGGGCGTCGGCTACCGGCTCAACGTCACCCCGGCGACGTTGTCCACGCTGGCTCGTGGCGAGGAATCCCGGCTGTACACCGCGATGATCGTGCGCGAGGACTCGATGACGCTGTTCGGTTTCGCCGATACCGAATCCCGTGACCTGTTCGGGCTCTTGCAGACGGTGTCCGGAGTCGGCCCCCGGCTTGCCATGGCGGTGCTGGCCGTACTCGAACCGGAGGCGCTGCGCAAGGCGCTCGCGGAGAGCAATGTCGCCGCACTGACCCGCGTTCCCGGCATCGGCAAACGCGGCGCCGAACGCATGGTCGTCGAATTGCGCGACAAGGTGAATCTCGTTCCGGTGCAGGCGGGTCCGCCCGGGGCTACCCCGACGCCGGTGCTCACACCGGTACGTGAGCAGGTTGTCGAGGCGCTGACCGGGCTCGGCTTCCCACTCAAGCAGGCCGAGCAGGCGGTCGACGCGGTGCTGGCCGAACAGCCCGCCGCCGACACCGCCCTCGCGCTGCGCGCGGCCCTCGCCTCGCTCGGCAAGAACCGGTAG
- the ruvC gene encoding crossover junction endodeoxyribonuclease RuvC, translated as MRVMGVDPGLTRCGLSIVEGGLGRKVTALAVDVVRTPPDLDLAHRLLGVADAAELWMDTHKPEAVAIERVFAQHNVRTAMGTAQAGGVIALAAARRGIPVAFHTPSEVKAAVTGNGTADKAQVTAMVTRILGLQVAPKPADAADALALAICHCWRAPLLDRMAKAEAQAAQVQRRYAEKLAEQRKAVRR; from the coding sequence GTGCGGGTGATGGGTGTCGATCCGGGGCTCACCCGGTGCGGCCTCAGCATCGTGGAGGGCGGGCTCGGTCGGAAGGTGACCGCACTGGCCGTCGATGTGGTGCGGACGCCGCCGGACCTGGATTTGGCACACCGCCTGCTCGGCGTCGCGGATGCGGCCGAACTCTGGATGGACACCCACAAACCCGAGGCGGTGGCGATCGAGCGGGTGTTCGCGCAGCACAATGTGCGTACTGCAATGGGCACCGCACAGGCGGGCGGTGTGATCGCGCTTGCGGCGGCCCGCAGGGGGATACCCGTGGCCTTCCATACGCCCAGTGAGGTGAAGGCCGCCGTCACCGGCAACGGCACGGCGGACAAGGCTCAGGTGACGGCGATGGTGACGCGTATTCTCGGCCTCCAGGTTGCGCCGAAACCCGCGGACGCGGCCGATGCGCTGGCCTTGGCGATCTGCCACTGCTGGCGCGCGCCGCTGCTGGATCGGATGGCCAAGGCCGAGGCGCAGGCGGCACAGGTGCAGCGGCGGTACGCGGAAAAGCTTGCTGAACAACGGAAGGCGGTACGCAGGTGA
- a CDS encoding acyl-CoA thioesterase, producing MTITHEPFRVRIDVRVSDLDLQQHVTGSAYQQFADHARFACVQAAGISVEDLLSSGLGPVNLETVIKYHRELRAGDSVDVSCSWVWGAGKTYRVEHTFTRSDGALSATITFVSGLLDLQARRLVANPAHEWASRATEPALLGLAPVAP from the coding sequence GTGACGATTACCCACGAACCGTTTCGGGTTCGGATCGACGTCCGCGTGTCCGATCTGGACCTCCAGCAGCATGTCACCGGCTCCGCCTACCAGCAGTTCGCCGACCACGCGCGGTTCGCCTGCGTGCAGGCGGCCGGGATATCCGTCGAAGACCTGCTGAGCTCGGGCCTCGGCCCGGTCAACCTCGAGACGGTGATCAAGTACCACCGCGAACTGCGTGCGGGCGATTCGGTGGACGTGTCGTGCTCGTGGGTTTGGGGCGCTGGCAAGACCTACCGCGTCGAGCACACTTTCACCCGATCCGACGGTGCATTGTCGGCGACCATCACCTTCGTCAGCGGACTGCTCGACCTCCAGGCGCGTCGCCTGGTGGCGAACCCCGCGCACGAATGGGCCTCGCGTGCCACCGAACCGGCGCTGCTCGGCCTCGCGCCGGTGGCGCCCTGA